One Gemmatimonadales bacterium genomic region harbors:
- a CDS encoding protein kinase, producing the protein MRALAGSGTPFVEGESLRQRLVREKQLPVEEALHITKDVVEALAHAHTHGVVHRDIKPENILLKGGRAIVAISGSRERWTQPARSGSPRRGSRSARRPT; encoded by the coding sequence GTGAGAGCTTTGGCCGGCTCTGGTACACCCTTCGTCGAGGGCGAGTCCTTGCGCCAGCGGCTCGTGCGGGAGAAGCAGCTGCCGGTGGAGGAGGCGCTCCACATCACCAAGGATGTGGTCGAGGCGCTGGCCCATGCCCACACGCACGGGGTCGTTCATCGGGACATCAAACCCGAGAACATTCTCCTCAAGGGAGGCCGGGCCATCGTCGCGATTTCGGGATCGCGCGAGCGGTGGACGCAGCCGGCGCGGAGCGGCTCACCGAGACGGGGCTCGCGCTCGGCACGCCGGCCTACATAA